The stretch of DNA CGCAATCAAAACAATTCGCAGCGCGCTTTCGCTCGCTTTCGTATACAGCCAAAATCCCAGAAAGAGCATCGCGATGCCGAGCGGAATCCCGGGCCAGATCTCCTTCCAGTCGACCAGTCCGTTTTTGGTATGCCCGATCAGAGAGATCACCGCGCTCGGAATAAAAAGAAGCAGAACCAGCCCGCGCGCCTCGCTTCCGCTTGCCAGCCCGAACCCGATTACATAGGCGTATAAAATCCAGCCGCCGCCGAAGCCGAGTCCGGCAAACCACCCGGACACGAGCGCTGCAAGCGTATCCCAGACCCAGCTCACGAACTCACCGCCAACCGGATCGCCGAGAGCAGCAATAAAATGCCGAATGAGACGCGGATCACTTTCGGAGGCAGTTTGACTAATAAAATCGCCGCAGCGACACCGCCGGCGAGCGTTCCGCCGACATACCGCAGCGCGAGCGGCAGGATATTCGGCTCTTTGACACAAGCTAAAATCGCACCGGGAACCGATACGGCGAGTACCAGCGCAACCGTGTCGGCGTGTGAATGTTTTTGATCAAACCCGGCTTGCTCGAGCATCGGAACCGCGAAAATCCCGCCGCCGGCCCCGAATAGACCGGCAACCAGCCCGGCCACCGCGCCTGACGCCCAAGACAAAAGTTTTTTCAATAAACCACCCCCGGACTATTTTGCTCCGGGGATTTTGTATTATTTATTAAGCCGCTTACCACATATTTTTGTGTTTGATTTTCAGCGGTTTCACCTATAACCGAAAAATCGCGCCGCGTTGTCATAGAAAATCCCGTCCGCGGCTTCCTGCCCGAATTCCTTCGCTATCCTCTTTTCGACTTTTACCAAATCGAACAGCTCCTTCGCGATCGCAGCGCCGTCGTAATCGCTTCCGATCGCAAGATGCTTTTCGCCGCCCAAAGCAAAAAACCGCTCGATGTGAGACATCAGCGCTCGTACCGATCCGCCGTTTCCCAAAAACACCCCGTAAAAATTCAAGCCGACAATACCGCCGCGCCGAAAGATCTCCATTGCCTGTTCATCGGTCAGATTTCGCGTCTCTTTACAGACGCTTCTCGAATCGGAATGTGTCGCGATGAAAACCTTGTCCGTCGTCTTGCAGACATCCCAAAACGCCTGATCGGAGCAATGCGAGCAGTCGAGCGTGATTCCGTTTTGCGCCAGAGCGCGGATAACTTCTTTTCCGGTCTCCGAGAGCCCTCTGCCGTCGCCTTTGATGCCGCCGCACAGCGGATTGTCAGGGTTGTGGGACAGCGAGACGATTTGAAAACCCCGCTCTTTCAGCATCGCGGCATCCCCGTCCGGGTCCCGGATCAGATTGCCGCAGTTTTCGACTGCGAGCAGCGGCGTCAAGCCGGGAAAGCATGGAAGCTGCTCCGCCAAAAAGCCGGTCACTTTTTCAAAGGCTGCCCGGGCTTCCGATTTATCGGT from Oscillospiraceae bacterium encodes:
- a CDS encoding sulfite exporter TauE/SafE family protein, which translates into the protein MSWVWDTLAALVSGWFAGLGFGGGWILYAYVIGFGLASGSEARGLVLLLFIPSAVISLIGHTKNGLVDWKEIWPGIPLGIAMLFLGFWLYTKASESALRIVLIALLSVVGLVETVGGLRMKSPKGIEKNE
- a CDS encoding sulfite exporter TauE/SafE family protein yields the protein MKKLLSWASGAVAGLVAGLFGAGGGIFAVPMLEQAGFDQKHSHADTVALVLAVSVPGAILACVKEPNILPLALRYVGGTLAGGVAAAILLVKLPPKVIRVSFGILLLLSAIRLAVSS
- a CDS encoding membrane dipeptidase, whose amino-acid sequence is MNLFDLHCDTATAAFDAGKPLSGLSLPLLKSPYRKWVQTFAICIDATDKSEARAAFEKVTGFLAEQLPCFPGLTPLLAVENCGNLIRDPDGDAAMLKERGFQIVSLSHNPDNPLCGGIKGDGRGLSETGKEVIRALAQNGITLDCSHCSDQAFWDVCKTTDKVFIATHSDSRSVCKETRNLTDEQAMEIFRRGGIVGLNFYGVFLGNGGSVRALMSHIERFFALGGEKHLAIGSDYDGAAIAKELFDLVKVEKRIAKEFGQEAADGIFYDNAARFFGYR